The DNA region AGGCACAGAGACACCTAAAAAAGTTTGTTTTTCTCTGTGGCTTTGTGCCTCTGTGAGAGTTTTCTTGTTTTTATTTAACTCTTCAAGTCCTTCATGGTAGAAAAACAAATAAGGAGGATAAATCATGTCTGACTGTCTGTTCTGTAAAATCATTGCCAAGGAAATACCCGCTGAAATTATTTATGAAAATGATCAGATCCTGGCCTTCAAGGACATCAACCCCAAAGCGCCGGTGCATCTTCTGATCGTTCCCAAAAAACATTATGACACATTGAACGATATTCCCGATAATGAAATGGAAGTCATTGCCGAAGTCCACCGGGCGGTCAAACATCTGGCCCGTGAATACGGGGTAGCTGAGAGCGGCTACCGGACCCTGGTCAACACCAACAAGGAGGGTGGGCAGGTAGTGTTCCATGTTCATTACCACCTGATCGGCGGCCGGCAGCTGCCGGTGTAGAACGGTGCAAAGTATACGGCTGGCCAGTATACCTTTATCCTTAAACCTTAAACCTTATACCTTATACCTTGAACCTTGAACCTTATATAAACCGCACTGAATCTTTCTACTGTGCTGATCATCCCAGCCTGCTTTGGGAAATGACCATCTGCCAGAGCCTGGCCAATGCGGAATCAGCTTATGCCAAAGCCTTGAAACAGCCGGCAAGTTATGGCAGCCTGGTGGGGAAATATCTGCGGGAAACAGCAGAACTGTCGGCACAACCTGAAAACATCATTGAGGTGGGCGGCGGCTATGGCTCACTGATGGCCGGGCTGCTGACCATGGTTCAGCCGAAAAAGCTGACCATGGTAGACATCTCCGGTTTTCTGCTTAAACAACAGCAACAGACCCTGAAAGACAGTCCGGCTGAATTTATCTGCCAGGATATTTTTTCTTTTTTGCCCAGCTTACGGCAACCCGTAGACCTGCTGATTGCCAATGAGATCATCGCCGATTTTCCCACCGCCACCCGAATCGAACAAAAACTTTTACGCCCCCGCCTGGAAAGGACGGAAATCGTCAGCCCGGTACCTACGGAAAACCTGAGCAATCTGGACGCCGATGAATTGCTGGGCGAAGTAGCTCGCCTGATCGCTACCTACCGGCTGGATATCACTGATCTCCCCGATTTTTTTAATCTCAACCTGGGAGCCCTGCTCTTCATTGAACAACTGGCCAAAACCGATATTCAACGAATATTTATTACCGAACACGGCGCCGACACCGAACTTCCCTATCCCTTTTCCATCCAGCTGCGGACCTATGACCGGCGGGATAAAAATCCCCGCCAGGTCAAACTCAAGGACCATGATGAATACACCATTCGTTTTGACCACCTGGAAGCCGCTGCTGTGATGCTGGGTTTCAAAGTCAGGCGTTTCCACCTGATGGATTTGCTCCAGGTTCGCTTTGACGATGAAATCAATTACCTGCTGACCACCGGCAGGCCCACCAGCGAAGAACAGGAGATATTACTTGAATTTTATGAACATGTGGCGGAATACCAGGGAATGCTGCTGATCCGCAAAGAAACATAAAAAACGCCGGGGTTTTTCAACCCCGGCGTTTTCAGTTGTAACTTATGAAGCAGTAATAATCCGGGATATCCGGGCTTGGCTCATAGCGGTATTGGCCGCCGAACGAATCACACGATGTGATTCGCGGCGGACGCCTCGGAAGCCGGCCATGGACGGCCGGCGAGAATGAGCGAGAGCCATGCCGGGATATCCCTGTAACCAGTTTCTTTTACTTCTTCCCCTTGCCGTAGCCCAGCGGCACCACCGCTTCAGCAATTTCATCAAGAACTGTCGGGTCGTCAATGGTGGACGGCATGCGGAAATCCTCGTTATCAGCAATTTTACGCATGGTGCCACGCAGGATCTTGCCGGAACGGGTTTTGGGCAAGCGATTTACTACCGTCGCCTGACGGAAAGAGGCAACGGCGCCGATCTGCTCCCGAACCATCTGCACACACTCCTTGGCAATCTCTTCAGGGTCCTTGGTAACCCCGGATTTAAGGACGAAAAACCCCAGGGGGACCTGACCTTTCAGATTGTCTTCAACTCCCAGGACCGCGCATTCGGCCACATCGGGATGGGTGGCGACAATCTCTTCCATGCCGCCGGTGGACAGGCGATGACCGGCAACATTGATAACATCATCCACCCGGCCCATGATGTAAACATAGCCCTCATCATCAATATAACCACCATCACCGGTGAAATAGTAGCCTGGATACATACTGACGTAGGATTCCTTAAAACGCTGGTCCTGCTCCCACAAGGTCGGCAGGCAGCCTGGCGGCAGCGGCAGCTTGATGGTAACGATGCCCTCGGTATTGGGCCCCAACTCCTTGCCGTCATTGTCAATAATCTGGACATTGAAACCGGGCACCCGTTTGGTAGGTGATCCGGGTTTGATGGGGAGAGGTTCAATCCCCATACAGTTTCCGGCAATGGCCCAGGCGGTTTCCGTCTGCCACCAGTGATCAATGACCGGTTTCTGCAACAGATCAGAAGCCCAATGGTAGGTATCGGGATCGAGACGCTCACCGGCCAGGAAGAGATATTTAAAGCAGGAGAGGTCATACTTTTTCAGCAACTCACCATTGGGATCTTCCTTTTTGATCGCCCGAAAAGCCGTCGGCGCCGTAAACAACACCTTGACCTTGTGCTCGGAAATCACCCGCCAGAAAGCGCCGGCATCCGGGGTACCCACAGGTTTTCCCTCATAAACGATGGTGGTACAGCCCAGCATCAAAGGCGCGTAGACAATGTAGGAATGGCCGACAACCCAGCCGACATCGGATGCCGCCCAGTACACATCCCCGGGCTGCACATCATAGACATTACGCATGCTCCATTTCATCGCCACCGCGTGCCCACCGTTATCGCGCACCACCCCTTTGGGAATCCCGGTAGTTCCGGAGGTATAGAGAATATAGAGCGGATCAGTGGCGGCCACGGTAACACATTCAGTTGGTTCGGCCACTGCCATGGAATCATCCCAATCCAGGTCCCGACCGGCAATCAGCTCGGACTGCACCTGTGGCCGCTGGTAAATAATGCATTTATCCGGTTTTACCTCAGCCAGCTCAATGGCTTTGTCCAGCAGCGGTTTATAAGCAATAACCTTGGTTGCGCCTTCCAGTCCGCAGGAAGCGGAGATAATCAGTTTCGGCTTGGCATCATTGATCCTGATTGCCAGTTCATTGGGAGCAAAACCACCGAAAACCACCGAATGAACCACCCCAATACGAGCACAGGCCAGCATAGCCACCAGGGTTTCGGGAATCATTGGCATGTAGATAATGGCCGTATCCCCTTTTTTCAGCCCCTGAGCCCGGATCACCCCGGCAAAACGGGAAACCTGGTCCTGAAATTCGCGATAGGTAATTTTTTTAACCGTGTTGGTCTGGGGACTGTCGTAAATAATGGCTACCTGGTCAGCCCGGCCGTTTTCCACATGATAATCGACTGCATTGTAGCAACTGTTCAGTTCCCCGCCGGTAAACCAGCGGTAAAAATAGGGCTTGCCATAGTCATCCAACACCTTATCCCATTTTTTTACCCATTGCACATCCTCGGCGGCTTCCGCCCAGAAACCATCCGGATCTTCAATGGAACGACGATACACCTCATCATATTTCCCCATACTGTCCTCCTCAATCTAGTGGTTATCTATAATTACCAGCTCATCAGGCAACTGTAGGCTACCTTGAAAAATGGCCTTTTTGCTCGATTACCGCGTTAGGCTCAAGTTAGGCTCAAATTATAATCCTCAAAATATGAAATATATTCCTGCATTTATAAGTAAACACTCGCGTACTACTTACAAATTGTCTCGATGTGGTGACAGAATTCAGAATTCAATTCTGTCCCCGTGCGAAGCAGGGCGAAGCAAAGGTGCAAACCAGGGCGACAAGCAGGGCGAAGCATTTTCCATACATGTATACAATATTAACTCTCATAAACCATAGACAGGGCCCATGTCAAGAACATATGTTGCGGCAATAAATGAATAATTGCACAAAGTTAAGATGAATGCCCCTTCAGTTTAACCATCATTTTTCCCTTGACATTTTCCTGCTCCTCTTATAGAAAAAAATTATCGGTATAATAAATAAACACTCTTGTTTTACTGTATACTTAAAAGCCTGGTAAAAACGCAATGATTATCCGGGCATGTGGCCACACATCAACACTTTCAATGAAACATTAATCTAAAAACAACAGACAGTGCGTTTTACAAATGACAACCATAATACTGCGGTAATTCCCGCAAACTGAGCCGGGCAAGTAGTCTGGTTTCAAAGTTTTATTATGAAGCCAGATTTTAGTGGAAAACATCACTTAACTTTTACAGAGAAGGAGGATTTTCATGGCTGACGCAACAGAACTGAAAAAAGTCTATCCGGTACCGGAAGAGTTCCGCAAAAAAGCGTACTTCAAAAGCCGGGAAGAATACCAGAAACTGTACGATGAATCCATCAGCGATAACGATGGCTTCTGGTCCCGGATCGCCGAAGAGTATGTCACCTGGTTCAAAAAATGGGACACCGTTCAAGACTGGAAATT from Pseudomonadota bacterium includes:
- a CDS encoding histidine triad nucleotide-binding protein is translated as MSDCLFCKIIAKEIPAEIIYENDQILAFKDINPKAPVHLLIVPKKHYDTLNDIPDNEMEVIAEVHRAVKHLAREYGVAESGYRTLVNTNKEGGQVVFHVHYHLIGGRQLPV
- a CDS encoding SAM-dependent methyltransferase, with product MTICQSLANAESAYAKALKQPASYGSLVGKYLRETAELSAQPENIIEVGGGYGSLMAGLLTMVQPKKLTMVDISGFLLKQQQQTLKDSPAEFICQDIFSFLPSLRQPVDLLIANEIIADFPTATRIEQKLLRPRLERTEIVSPVPTENLSNLDADELLGEVARLIATYRLDITDLPDFFNLNLGALLFIEQLAKTDIQRIFITEHGADTELPYPFSIQLRTYDRRDKNPRQVKLKDHDEYTIRFDHLEAAAVMLGFKVRRFHLMDLLQVRFDDEINYLLTTGRPTSEEQEILLEFYEHVAEYQGMLLIRKET
- a CDS encoding propionyl-CoA synthetase, coding for MGKYDEVYRRSIEDPDGFWAEAAEDVQWVKKWDKVLDDYGKPYFYRWFTGGELNSCYNAVDYHVENGRADQVAIIYDSPQTNTVKKITYREFQDQVSRFAGVIRAQGLKKGDTAIIYMPMIPETLVAMLACARIGVVHSVVFGGFAPNELAIRINDAKPKLIISASCGLEGATKVIAYKPLLDKAIELAEVKPDKCIIYQRPQVQSELIAGRDLDWDDSMAVAEPTECVTVAATDPLYILYTSGTTGIPKGVVRDNGGHAVAMKWSMRNVYDVQPGDVYWAASDVGWVVGHSYIVYAPLMLGCTTIVYEGKPVGTPDAGAFWRVISEHKVKVLFTAPTAFRAIKKEDPNGELLKKYDLSCFKYLFLAGERLDPDTYHWASDLLQKPVIDHWWQTETAWAIAGNCMGIEPLPIKPGSPTKRVPGFNVQIIDNDGKELGPNTEGIVTIKLPLPPGCLPTLWEQDQRFKESYVSMYPGYYFTGDGGYIDDEGYVYIMGRVDDVINVAGHRLSTGGMEEIVATHPDVAECAVLGVEDNLKGQVPLGFFVLKSGVTKDPEEIAKECVQMVREQIGAVASFRQATVVNRLPKTRSGKILRGTMRKIADNEDFRMPSTIDDPTVLDEIAEAVVPLGYGKGKK